Proteins from one Gimesia maris genomic window:
- a CDS encoding DUF1501 domain-containing protein, whose protein sequence is MPGRFSDRRLSRRELLRVGALGTAGLTLPQLLASQASRAAGPVNGPAAKADACIILFLNGGPSHLDMWDMKPSGPIEIRGEFNPIASSLEGVQVCEHLPLLAQQMHHTTVIRSMNHSVNNSHAAAVYAALTGHDRGEQGGGAKPDDHPCPGAVLAKLRPTPHGSLPYISLPYKTKEGAAGPLQPGFLAGFMGATYDPFWVLDDPNQPNFHVRNLALPDGLAMERMNDRRSLLSALDQGLNLDSNQTLASMNDFQRQAFDLLTSNNAQKAFKLSEEPDSVRDRYGRNIYGQSVLLARRLIEANTRVVTMSWAPDANATWDTHGQNFNKLKNELLPQFDAACSSLIADLAERGMLQRTLVAVLGDFGRTPKINNNAGRDHWNSCYSIMLAGGGIKPGFVLGASDRSGAVPTHSPVSPGDIVATMYRLLGIDHQHLIYDTLNRPHTVVPEARLVPEIIA, encoded by the coding sequence ATGCCAGGCAGATTTTCAGACCGTCGTCTATCACGCCGCGAATTGTTACGCGTGGGCGCACTGGGTACCGCCGGTCTTACCCTGCCTCAACTGCTGGCATCACAAGCGTCGCGCGCCGCAGGCCCGGTGAATGGTCCCGCGGCGAAAGCAGATGCCTGCATCATCCTGTTTCTGAACGGCGGCCCCAGCCATCTTGACATGTGGGACATGAAGCCCTCCGGTCCGATCGAAATTCGCGGCGAATTCAATCCCATCGCCAGTTCGCTGGAGGGGGTGCAGGTCTGCGAACATCTGCCGCTGCTGGCACAACAGATGCATCACACGACTGTGATTCGTTCGATGAATCACAGCGTCAATAATTCACATGCCGCTGCCGTCTATGCGGCGCTCACCGGGCACGATCGCGGCGAACAGGGGGGCGGCGCGAAACCCGATGATCACCCCTGCCCGGGCGCTGTGCTCGCCAAACTGCGACCGACGCCCCACGGTTCGCTGCCTTATATCTCACTTCCCTACAAAACCAAGGAAGGTGCTGCCGGCCCACTGCAGCCCGGTTTTCTAGCCGGCTTCATGGGGGCGACCTACGATCCGTTCTGGGTACTCGATGATCCGAATCAACCGAATTTTCATGTACGCAATCTGGCACTGCCGGACGGTCTGGCGATGGAGCGTATGAACGATCGTCGGAGTCTGCTTTCTGCGCTCGACCAGGGGCTGAATCTCGATTCGAATCAGACGCTGGCCTCGATGAACGATTTCCAGAGACAGGCCTTCGATCTGTTAACGTCCAACAATGCCCAGAAAGCATTTAAACTGAGCGAAGAACCCGACAGCGTCCGAGACCGCTACGGCCGCAACATCTACGGACAGAGTGTGCTGCTGGCGCGACGACTGATTGAAGCCAACACGCGCGTCGTCACCATGTCCTGGGCACCGGATGCGAACGCCACCTGGGACACTCACGGTCAGAACTTCAACAAACTGAAAAACGAGCTGCTGCCTCAGTTCGACGCCGCCTGCAGCAGTCTGATCGCCGACCTCGCCGAACGGGGAATGTTACAGCGCACGCTGGTTGCCGTGCTGGGCGATTTCGGACGCACCCCGAAGATCAACAACAATGCCGGCCGCGACCACTGGAACTCATGTTATTCAATCATGCTGGCCGGTGGAGGGATCAAGCCCGGCTTCGTCCTGGGTGCCAGCGACCGCTCGGGCGCGGTTCCCACGCACAGCCCCGTCTCCCCCGGCGACATCGTCGCCACCATGTATCGCCTGCTGGGCATCGACCACCAGCATCTGATCTACGACACACTCAACCGCCCACACACGGTTGTCCCCGAAGCCCGACTCGTGCCCGAAATTATTGCGTGA
- a CDS encoding alkene reductase, with protein sequence MDLAAPHLFSPVTIGDLTLPNRIAMAPLTRSRAGTERIPKPIMAEYYAQRAAAGLIVSEATTISPQANGWNESPGIYTDEMEAAWKQIPAAVHEQGGKIFLQLWHCGRASHPSFHNGEKHVAPSAIAIDAEYIHTPEGKEPHEVPRALETSELPAVVADYRQAAERAKRAGFDGIEVHSANGYLLDTFLQSKTNHRDDAYGGSVENRYRLLGEVVSAVTEVWPANRVGVRLSPNGNFNDMGSPDYREQFTYVASQLDQFGLAYLHVMDGLGFGFHELGEPMTLAEFRKVFHHPLIGNCGYTQESAEAAIAAGDADMIAFGRPFISNPDLVHRFAEGLELAPEAEMQDWYSPNGAKGYTDFPVAEEA encoded by the coding sequence ATGGACCTGGCTGCACCCCATCTATTTTCGCCTGTCACCATTGGCGATCTCACACTGCCCAACCGAATCGCCATGGCACCCCTGACGCGGTCCCGTGCTGGAACAGAGCGGATCCCCAAACCGATTATGGCGGAATACTATGCGCAGCGTGCTGCCGCCGGCCTGATTGTTTCGGAAGCAACAACAATCTCCCCGCAGGCGAATGGCTGGAATGAAAGTCCCGGCATCTACACGGACGAAATGGAAGCCGCCTGGAAACAGATTCCCGCCGCCGTCCATGAGCAGGGGGGGAAAATCTTTCTGCAACTCTGGCACTGTGGACGGGCCTCGCATCCCAGTTTCCATAACGGGGAAAAGCACGTTGCGCCCTCAGCCATTGCCATCGACGCGGAATATATTCATACGCCTGAAGGCAAAGAACCGCACGAAGTCCCCCGCGCACTGGAGACGAGTGAGCTGCCGGCTGTTGTCGCCGATTACAGACAGGCGGCCGAACGGGCGAAACGGGCCGGCTTTGATGGCATCGAAGTCCACTCTGCCAACGGTTATCTGCTGGACACGTTTTTGCAGTCGAAAACCAACCACCGCGATGACGCGTATGGCGGCAGCGTGGAGAACCGGTATCGTCTGCTGGGCGAAGTCGTCTCGGCGGTGACCGAAGTCTGGCCGGCAAACCGTGTAGGCGTGCGGCTTTCCCCCAATGGAAATTTCAACGACATGGGGTCCCCCGACTATCGCGAGCAGTTTACGTATGTTGCCTCTCAACTGGATCAGTTCGGCCTGGCGTATCTGCACGTCATGGATGGCCTGGGTTTCGGCTTTCACGAACTGGGTGAGCCGATGACATTAGCCGAGTTTCGTAAGGTCTTTCACCACCCTTTGATCGGCAACTGCGGTTACACACAGGAATCAGCCGAAGCAGCCATCGCCGCCGGTGATGCCGACATGATCGCTTTCGGCCGTCCCTTTATCAGCAACCCGGATCTGGTCCACCGGTTCGCGGAAGGCCTGGAACTCGCGCCTGAAGCCGAAATGCAGGACTGGTACAGCCCCAACGGTGCCAAAGGTTATACCGATTTCCCAGTCGCAGAAGAGGCGTAA
- a CDS encoding YihY/virulence factor BrkB family protein, with protein sequence MRFHRLRNVLKRSGSDFLSDECMGSGAAIAYYTIFSLPPLLAIVFAVTTQFWSAEKVSTVINSQLGLPIEQSVSQADNDSSASALNLTRVAERAQPGHQQEHPWWARILGIGILIFSASGVLAQLQGALNKAWNVEPDPRQGGLMSFLKKRLISLGMLVVIGLLLLVSLVLTTFVDEFTRWIQNGELTGGMLTLMMLINGILTLGLAILLFAATFKVLPDAHIPWRDVFVGAGVTAFLFVIGKAGIGWYLQYSEAGSSWGSAATSMIGILIWVYYSSLIILLGAEFTQNWSIEFGSGLKPAPGAILVTEEKNYHRTESEVLLHKN encoded by the coding sequence ATGAGATTTCATCGCCTGCGAAACGTATTAAAACGTTCCGGATCAGACTTTCTGTCCGACGAATGCATGGGCAGCGGTGCGGCGATCGCATATTACACGATTTTTTCACTTCCCCCGTTACTCGCGATCGTGTTTGCTGTAACGACCCAGTTCTGGTCAGCCGAAAAAGTGAGCACGGTGATCAATTCCCAGCTGGGTTTGCCCATCGAACAAAGCGTTTCTCAAGCGGACAACGATTCGTCAGCTTCCGCATTGAACCTGACGCGTGTGGCTGAGCGGGCACAACCAGGACATCAACAGGAACATCCCTGGTGGGCGCGAATCCTGGGAATCGGAATCCTGATTTTTTCTGCCAGTGGTGTCCTGGCCCAGTTGCAGGGCGCGCTAAATAAAGCCTGGAATGTCGAACCCGATCCCAGACAGGGCGGACTGATGTCCTTTCTCAAAAAAAGATTGATCTCCCTGGGGATGCTGGTCGTTATCGGGCTGCTGTTACTCGTTTCCCTGGTACTGACGACGTTTGTCGATGAGTTCACGCGCTGGATTCAGAATGGCGAACTGACCGGGGGCATGCTCACATTGATGATGCTCATCAATGGCATCTTGACTTTAGGGCTGGCGATCTTATTATTTGCTGCCACCTTCAAGGTTCTGCCTGATGCACACATCCCATGGCGCGATGTCTTTGTCGGTGCAGGCGTGACAGCGTTTCTGTTTGTGATTGGAAAAGCCGGGATCGGCTGGTATCTGCAGTATTCGGAAGCAGGATCCAGCTGGGGAAGCGCGGCGACATCGATGATTGGAATTCTGATCTGGGTTTACTATTCATCCCTCATCATTTTACTGGGCGCCGAGTTCACACAAAACTGGTCAATTGAATTCGGCAGCGGTCTTAAACCGGCTCCGGGCGCGATTCTCGTCACTGAAGAAAAAAACTACCACCGTACAGAAAGTGAAGTTCTGCTTCACAAAAATTGA
- a CDS encoding DUF4112 domain-containing protein — translation MIQKVKDKQSSPVKPIVLPARDSAYRAERVDRFAQFEKLTRFLDDAIKVPGTNMRIGWDSLIGIVPGLGDVVSTALSGYLIYQAKQLGASNWVLARMAGNVGLDFLIGAVPVVGDVFDAFFKSNRRNSQLLKKHLDRHNAG, via the coding sequence ATGATTCAGAAAGTAAAAGACAAACAGTCGTCCCCCGTTAAACCCATTGTTCTGCCCGCACGGGACAGTGCTTACCGCGCAGAACGCGTCGATCGCTTTGCACAGTTTGAAAAGCTGACCCGTTTTCTGGATGATGCCATCAAAGTGCCGGGAACCAACATGCGAATCGGCTGGGACTCCCTGATAGGAATTGTGCCCGGCCTGGGAGATGTGGTTTCGACTGCCTTATCCGGCTACCTGATCTATCAGGCAAAACAGCTGGGCGCATCCAACTGGGTGCTGGCGCGGATGGCGGGCAATGTGGGTCTGGACTTCCTCATCGGTGCCGTCCCCGTGGTGGGAGACGTCTTCGACGCCTTCTTCAAATCGAACCGTCGCAATTCCCAACTGCTGAAGAAACATCTGGACCGTCACAACGCCGGTTGA
- a CDS encoding DUF1559 domain-containing protein — translation MQVRSRLPVRQTGFTLIELLVVIAIIAILIALLLPAVQQAREAARRSTCRNNLKQLGLALHNYHDAFTGFPVNLYGGYGDTAKVGGYTQTSKSWGWMVRILPYIDQASLYNECDPGNKTMLDSGHLATVVPVFLCPSDPAPAVITESTPYTTGGTNVARTDYKGVMGSDWQWGAYTNNIITVGGDSFENNNGLFFALSYRKFRRIRDITDGASNTTVVGESVANEAMAASFRPGWSWMNAAECNASCAVPLNTYNSRSPLTLPWDVVHSFASQHTGGGHFLLADGAVRFISDNIDLATYRDLSSTNGGEILGEF, via the coding sequence ATGCAGGTCAGATCCCGTCTTCCGGTCCGTCAGACCGGTTTTACCTTGATCGAACTACTTGTTGTGATCGCAATTATTGCCATATTAATTGCACTGCTTCTGCCGGCGGTACAGCAGGCGCGCGAAGCCGCCCGGCGCAGCACGTGCCGAAATAACCTGAAACAGCTCGGGTTGGCATTGCACAATTATCACGATGCCTTTACTGGATTTCCCGTCAATCTGTACGGTGGCTACGGAGATACAGCCAAAGTTGGAGGCTATACCCAAACCTCAAAGTCCTGGGGCTGGATGGTACGGATACTGCCTTATATCGACCAGGCTTCGCTCTATAACGAATGTGATCCGGGTAATAAAACGATGTTGGACAGCGGGCATCTGGCGACAGTCGTTCCTGTCTTCCTCTGCCCCAGTGATCCGGCACCGGCGGTGATCACTGAATCGACTCCCTATACAACGGGAGGTACCAATGTCGCACGCACCGATTACAAAGGTGTCATGGGGAGCGACTGGCAGTGGGGCGCTTACACCAACAACATTATCACCGTGGGTGGCGATTCTTTTGAAAACAATAACGGTCTGTTTTTCGCACTCAGTTATCGGAAATTCAGACGCATCAGAGATATTACCGATGGCGCCAGTAATACGACCGTTGTGGGGGAATCGGTGGCGAATGAAGCAATGGCGGCCAGCTTTCGTCCCGGCTGGAGCTGGATGAACGCCGCCGAATGCAATGCCAGTTGTGCCGTCCCGTTAAATACCTACAACTCGCGATCTCCCCTGACGCTGCCCTGGGATGTTGTGCACAGCTTTGCCAGCCAGCATACAGGCGGCGGTCATTTTCTGCTGGCCGACGGCGCAGTACGTTTCATTTCAGACAACATCGATCTGGCAACGTATCGGGACCTGTCGAGTACGAATGGCGGAGAAATACTCGGCGAGTTTTAA
- a CDS encoding GntR family transcriptional regulator encodes MLTTLREKAYFHIRNKIQHRELTAGNRLEELKLAKELGISRVPVREAILQLESEGILCQVPRVGTFVKVPSRDEIREWCELRSALEGFAAEKAALEATPQAIEVITSVHRRMLQLARQIRAEGLTKLEGTLMKEWQQVDLDFHMAVVHAARNQSAEKLVSNLHIMDMFFEVTPEPIPLMVSRVCREHGTVLRAIRQHDPEAARKSMVAQIMSVLELLLDDYSTGRFKANYWNNIQTYTAIRK; translated from the coding sequence ATGCTCACGACATTGCGAGAAAAAGCTTATTTTCACATCCGAAATAAAATTCAGCACCGTGAATTGACCGCGGGAAACCGCCTGGAAGAACTCAAGCTGGCGAAAGAGCTGGGCATCAGCAGGGTACCGGTCCGCGAAGCCATCTTACAGCTGGAAAGTGAAGGCATTCTCTGCCAGGTTCCCCGGGTGGGGACCTTCGTCAAAGTCCCCAGTCGCGACGAAATCCGGGAATGGTGCGAACTGCGATCCGCGCTGGAAGGTTTTGCGGCCGAAAAAGCGGCTCTCGAAGCGACTCCCCAGGCGATAGAAGTGATTACATCCGTCCATCGTCGGATGCTGCAACTGGCCAGGCAGATCCGCGCCGAGGGACTGACGAAGCTGGAAGGCACTCTCATGAAAGAGTGGCAGCAGGTTGACCTCGATTTTCACATGGCGGTGGTACACGCTGCCCGAAATCAGTCGGCTGAAAAGCTGGTCAGTAACTTACATATTATGGACATGTTCTTCGAAGTGACTCCGGAGCCGATACCGCTGATGGTCTCGCGTGTCTGTCGGGAACATGGAACAGTGCTGCGCGCGATCCGGCAACATGATCCTGAAGCTGCCCGAAAATCAATGGTTGCTCAAATCATGTCCGTACTGGAGCTGTTGCTCGATGATTACAGCACTGGACGCTTTAAAGCCAACTACTGGAACAACATTCAAACTTATACTGCGATCAGGAAATAA
- a CDS encoding sulfatase: MMFRIPSLFSQAVILLCFLSSITQPTHAADEKPWNVVFFLVDDLGWTDLGCYGSDFYQSPNIDQLAAEGMKFTQNYSACNACSPTRGALLTGMYPARTHLTDWIPGWAKSYTDFPLKPPEWKKHLDQKYTTLPEALRTAGYQTFHVGKWHLGGRGNLPQDHGFDVNISGTNRGLPRSYHFPYGGDAMKWDSSLTEAERQDRYLTDRMADEAVALIRQQQDKPFFLYCSFYSVHSPIQGRPDLVKKYKGLPAGKRHKNPEYAAMIQSVDEAIGRVRAQLKESGIADRTLIVFTSDNGGVRRKTSNNDPLRGEKGQHWEGGTRVPAIVLWPGVTPAGSVCAEPIITMDFYPTILNITGVAGNTEHNQSVDGLSLVPLLKDPAATLNREALYWHYPHYNVFIGVPYSAIRVGEYKLIHYYEDGNDELYNLAEDLSETSDVSKTYPELTARLERRLQQHLKQVGAQMPVSNPQN, encoded by the coding sequence ATGATGTTCCGCATACCGTCGCTGTTTTCACAGGCTGTGATCCTGCTGTGCTTCCTGTCTTCCATCACACAACCCACACACGCCGCTGACGAAAAACCCTGGAATGTGGTCTTCTTCCTCGTCGATGACCTGGGCTGGACCGATCTGGGCTGTTATGGCAGTGACTTCTACCAGAGTCCAAACATCGATCAACTCGCTGCGGAAGGCATGAAGTTCACGCAGAACTATTCCGCCTGCAATGCCTGTTCGCCGACCCGCGGTGCGCTTCTGACCGGCATGTATCCCGCGCGCACGCATCTGACCGACTGGATTCCCGGCTGGGCCAAATCCTACACCGATTTCCCTCTGAAGCCGCCCGAATGGAAAAAACATCTGGATCAGAAATACACGACGCTGCCCGAGGCCCTGCGTACAGCCGGCTATCAGACGTTTCATGTCGGCAAATGGCATCTGGGCGGCCGCGGAAATCTTCCACAGGATCACGGTTTCGATGTCAACATCAGCGGGACGAATCGTGGGCTGCCCCGCAGTTATCACTTCCCCTATGGCGGCGATGCGATGAAGTGGGACAGCAGTCTGACGGAAGCAGAGCGGCAGGATCGTTATCTCACCGATCGCATGGCCGACGAAGCGGTTGCGCTCATCCGCCAACAGCAGGACAAACCCTTCTTTCTGTATTGCTCTTTCTATTCCGTGCACTCCCCCATCCAGGGCCGCCCCGATCTGGTAAAGAAGTATAAAGGTTTACCCGCCGGGAAACGGCACAAAAATCCCGAGTACGCCGCCATGATTCAAAGCGTCGATGAAGCCATCGGCCGCGTCCGTGCCCAACTGAAAGAGAGTGGCATCGCCGACCGCACGCTGATAGTTTTTACTTCCGATAATGGCGGAGTCCGCCGCAAAACCAGTAATAACGATCCCCTCCGCGGCGAGAAGGGGCAACACTGGGAAGGGGGGACCCGCGTGCCTGCCATCGTGCTCTGGCCTGGCGTCACTCCCGCAGGCTCTGTCTGCGCGGAGCCGATCATCACCATGGACTTTTATCCGACGATTTTGAACATCACCGGCGTTGCCGGCAACACGGAACACAATCAGAGCGTCGACGGACTCTCCCTGGTTCCCCTGCTGAAAGACCCCGCCGCGACACTCAACCGCGAAGCCCTTTACTGGCATTACCCGCATTACAACGTATTCATCGGCGTTCCTTACTCCGCTATTCGCGTCGGCGAGTATAAGCTGATCCATTACTATGAAGACGGCAACGATGAACTCTACAACCTGGCTGAGGACCTGAGTGAGACCAGCGATGTTTCAAAGACGTACCCGGAACTCACCGCCCGACTTGAACGGCGGCTGCAGCAGCATCTCAAACAGGTCGGTGCGCAAATGCCGGTCTCCAATCCACAAAACTGA
- a CDS encoding GNAT family N-acetyltransferase translates to MNYQISEAHGEPVETAVAALLSESSRSTGFPYAPEPVKLKIEEVGQIIAGLVGFTLWEWLYIETLAVDVNHRGQGLGRQLVLEAEHIARARNCHAVWVDTFSFQAPEFYSRLGYTPFGTLPDFPADQQRIFFRKSLTE, encoded by the coding sequence GTGAATTATCAGATTTCGGAAGCACACGGGGAACCAGTTGAAACTGCAGTCGCTGCGCTTCTGTCAGAGAGCTCCCGATCGACCGGATTTCCGTATGCGCCAGAACCTGTGAAGCTCAAAATTGAAGAGGTGGGCCAGATCATAGCCGGGCTCGTTGGCTTCACACTCTGGGAGTGGCTGTATATCGAGACGCTGGCAGTTGATGTAAACCATCGCGGACAGGGGCTGGGACGTCAGCTGGTCCTGGAAGCAGAGCACATCGCCCGTGCGCGAAACTGCCATGCGGTCTGGGTTGATACTTTCAGTTTTCAGGCACCCGAATTTTACTCACGTCTGGGTTACACTCCGTTTGGGACGCTCCCTGACTTTCCCGCCGATCAGCAGCGGATCTTCTTTCGAAAAAGTCTGACAGAGTGA
- a CDS encoding SGNH/GDSL hydrolase family protein yields MLQYCFLFLLSCVFLAPTEATAATVINAGVGGNRSSQLLKRLDRDVLAKQPTTVVLMVGTNDRLNSGGFIDIQSYRKNVESLIDQIEAGGAKVLLVTPPTCVPELLFNRHDRKKYDDQSPVARMQEVRTVLLEVAQQKKVDLLDFHEYLIQHKIADDQKTSMLRNPANSGVKDGVHLIPAGYELLAKLVADKLKAGKFDTTTVVCFGDSLTKGSTKANYPAYLQAILNTGK; encoded by the coding sequence ATGCTCCAGTACTGTTTTCTGTTTCTGCTCTCCTGTGTATTCCTGGCTCCGACGGAAGCGACTGCCGCGACCGTGATTAACGCGGGCGTGGGTGGAAACCGGAGTTCACAACTCCTGAAGCGGCTGGACCGCGATGTGCTGGCGAAACAGCCGACGACCGTGGTGCTGATGGTGGGTACGAATGACCGGCTCAACTCAGGCGGGTTCATCGACATTCAATCCTATCGGAAGAATGTGGAATCGCTGATCGACCAGATCGAAGCAGGCGGCGCGAAAGTGCTGCTGGTGACACCTCCCACGTGCGTTCCCGAACTGCTGTTCAATCGACATGACCGCAAGAAGTATGACGATCAGTCGCCGGTCGCCCGGATGCAGGAAGTCAGAACCGTGCTGCTGGAGGTGGCCCAGCAGAAGAAAGTCGATCTGCTGGATTTCCACGAATATCTGATCCAACACAAGATTGCCGACGATCAGAAAACGAGCATGCTCCGCAACCCGGCGAACAGTGGCGTGAAGGATGGCGTGCATCTGATTCCCGCCGGTTATGAGCTGCTGGCCAAGCTGGTCGCAGACAAATTGAAAGCGGGCAAGTTCGACACGACGACGGTTGTCTGTTTCGGAGACAGTCTGACAAAAGGTTCTACGAAAGCAAATTACCCGGCGTATCTGCAGGCGATTCTGAATACCGGGAAGTGA
- a CDS encoding nucleoside deaminase, whose product MDEFMQAAIEEAEKGRDAGGVPIGSVLVYEGKIIGRGHNQRQQKGSAILHGEMSALEDAGRQPARVYRNSVIYTTLSPCPMCSGAIRLYQIPRVVIGENQTFLGDERLLLTSDIELEVLQDPRCIQLMEDFIAAHPEMWNEDIGE is encoded by the coding sequence ATGGATGAATTCATGCAGGCGGCGATTGAAGAAGCCGAGAAAGGCCGCGATGCAGGGGGCGTGCCCATCGGGTCGGTACTGGTTTACGAAGGCAAAATTATCGGCCGCGGACACAATCAGCGTCAGCAGAAAGGGAGCGCTATCCTGCATGGCGAGATGTCCGCATTGGAAGATGCAGGCAGACAACCGGCCCGCGTGTATCGCAACAGTGTGATTTACACGACGCTCTCCCCCTGCCCGATGTGCAGCGGTGCGATTCGCCTGTACCAGATTCCCCGCGTCGTCATCGGCGAAAACCAGACCTTCCTGGGCGACGAACGCCTGCTGCTGACCAGCGACATTGAACTGGAAGTGCTGCAGGACCCGCGCTGCATTCAACTGATGGAAGACTTCATCGCTGCCCACCCCGAAATGTGGAATGAAGATATCGGAGAGTGA
- a CDS encoding sialate O-acetylesterase, whose translation MKSKRVSLLAAACFVLFSLTTQIQAEVRLPHIFGDHMVLQRGVPVPVWGWADPGNEVSIKLGTSITSTVANNKGEWMVKMPPQQIGDPITLMVREKNTVTFSDVLIGEVWLCSGQSNMEWPVSRSNNFEEEQAAANYPLIRHIKIPRVPKGFPQDDVDAAWTVCSPETVGSYTAAGYFFGRKLHKELNVPIGLVNSSWGGTRIEPWTPPVGFAQVPALADIEKQVQLTNPATAAYQATLGTYLKGLEDWTAEAKTALKAETPLTPPPAYPTAIQPLTSHSSPTTLYNGMIHPLVPFAIRGAIWYQGESNHGEGMLYFEKMKALVGGWREVWNQGEFPFLYVQIAPFQYGSESPSILPVFWEAQNKSLEIPHTGQVVIHDIGDLKDIHPTNKQDVGARLALIALAKTYGQKGLVHSGPVFKSLKKEGAKLRVTFDHVGSGLVSRDGKPLNWFEIIGEETDFVPADAVIEGDSVILSSPKVKQAAAMRFGWNKLAEPNLSNKEGLPATPFRAGEVPQRDWLSLKVEESKEYTLVYDLDLKNLGRKINYTFNSSRDFTTPYGRIAYFLELQKIGEETQYVYVSMDAFTTDITKIAVPTFESKASFQTKVSNLNVISNVPGIVTGKGLPGGNIEFWPSNYGPLNAKNIPNASATLWDFGDEPSEPSDGYGCMQVHNYEAKQTIFAINQWKSGPGADIGIGNSTGKTRDWTFMSNASQYEVKRLRVLVQTQ comes from the coding sequence ATGAAATCAAAACGCGTCTCACTGCTCGCTGCGGCCTGCTTTGTTCTGTTTTCTCTTACCACGCAGATTCAGGCAGAAGTTCGACTGCCTCACATCTTCGGCGATCATATGGTCCTGCAGCGCGGGGTGCCTGTTCCGGTCTGGGGCTGGGCGGATCCGGGGAATGAAGTCTCCATCAAACTGGGAACTTCCATTACATCCACAGTCGCCAATAACAAAGGCGAATGGATGGTGAAAATGCCGCCTCAACAGATCGGCGATCCGATAACGCTCATGGTCAGAGAAAAAAACACGGTCACATTTTCTGACGTGTTGATTGGCGAAGTCTGGCTCTGCTCGGGACAGTCGAACATGGAATGGCCTGTTTCCCGCAGTAACAATTTCGAAGAAGAACAGGCGGCCGCCAATTACCCGCTGATTCGTCACATCAAAATTCCCCGGGTTCCCAAGGGCTTTCCACAAGATGACGTTGATGCCGCCTGGACCGTCTGTTCACCTGAAACCGTAGGCAGCTATACCGCAGCTGGTTACTTCTTCGGTCGCAAATTACACAAGGAACTTAATGTCCCGATCGGGCTGGTCAATTCCTCCTGGGGCGGCACCCGTATTGAACCCTGGACGCCCCCTGTTGGTTTTGCGCAGGTTCCCGCGCTGGCCGACATCGAGAAACAGGTACAACTCACCAACCCTGCAACCGCCGCCTACCAGGCCACTCTGGGCACTTACCTGAAAGGCCTGGAAGACTGGACGGCGGAAGCAAAAACCGCATTGAAAGCGGAAACTCCGCTCACGCCACCTCCCGCGTATCCCACGGCCATTCAGCCGCTCACCAGTCACAGTTCTCCCACCACGCTTTATAACGGTATGATTCATCCCCTCGTTCCCTTCGCCATTCGGGGGGCGATCTGGTATCAGGGCGAATCCAATCACGGCGAAGGCATGCTCTACTTCGAAAAAATGAAAGCCCTGGTCGGCGGCTGGCGCGAAGTCTGGAACCAGGGAGAATTCCCTTTCCTCTACGTTCAGATTGCTCCCTTTCAGTACGGCAGTGAATCTCCCAGTATTCTGCCGGTCTTCTGGGAAGCGCAGAACAAGTCACTGGAAATTCCACACACCGGTCAGGTTGTCATTCACGATATCGGCGATTTGAAAGACATCCATCCCACCAACAAGCAGGACGTCGGCGCTCGTCTGGCGTTGATCGCACTGGCAAAAACATACGGTCAGAAAGGTCTCGTGCATTCTGGTCCGGTCTTCAAATCGCTCAAGAAAGAAGGGGCCAAGCTGCGTGTCACCTTCGATCACGTCGGCAGCGGACTCGTCTCGCGCGACGGCAAACCGCTCAACTGGTTCGAAATCATCGGCGAAGAAACCGACTTCGTACCCGCAGACGCTGTGATTGAAGGGGACTCGGTGATTCTGTCCTCACCCAAAGTCAAGCAGGCCGCGGCCATGCGGTTCGGCTGGAATAAACTGGCAGAACCCAACCTGTCTAACAAAGAAGGTCTGCCGGCGACTCCCTTCCGGGCAGGCGAAGTACCCCAGCGCGACTGGTTGTCGCTCAAAGTCGAAGAATCCAAAGAGTACACGCTGGTCTACGATCTTGATTTGAAAAACCTGGGCCGCAAAATCAATTACACTTTCAATTCGAGTCGGGATTTTACCACGCCTTATGGCCGCATCGCCTACTTCCTGGAGCTGCAGAAAATCGGTGAAGAAACGCAATACGTGTATGTCTCCATGGACGCCTTCACCACTGATATCACTAAAATTGCTGTGCCCACGTTTGAGAGCAAAGCCAGCTTTCAAACGAAAGTGAGCAATCTCAATGTGATATCCAATGTGCCCGGCATCGTGACGGGTAAAGGTCTGCCCGGCGGCAACATCGAATTCTGGCCGAGCAACTATGGTCCTTTGAATGCAAAGAACATTCCTAACGCCAGCGCGACCCTCTGGGATTTCGGCGATGAACCATCCGAGCCTTCAGACGGTTACGGCTGCATGCAGGTCCACAACTATGAGGCAAAGCAGACGATCTTCGCCATCAACCAGTGGAAAAGCGGACCCGGCGCAGACATCGGCATTGGCAACAGTACCGGAAAAACCCGCGACTGGACCTTCATGTCGAACGCCTCACAATACGAAGTGAAACGGTTGCGCGTGCTGGTACAGACTCAGTAG